TGGGGAATGTCGTCGAAATAGTGCTCCTCATAGAACTTGCGGGTTCTGGCGGGCATGGCTTCGACCGTGCAGCGAAAGGCCTTGTAGGCCTCGGCCTCATGGAGATGTTCCTCGGGGCTTCCATAGGCCGAGGTATTGCCTCCGACCTCTTCTTCGACGAACAGGCCGCGTTCATATTGCAGGCGCCGCATATAATCGGTCGCCAGATTGCGCACCATCCGCATCACATAGGACGTGGGCGCCGCTATGTCTTCTCCGAGCGGCTTGGAGACCAGCTGCAGGAGAACCTCCTGCACGACATCCTCGGCCACGGTCATGGAACCCGTGATCCTGCGCGCGACGGAGAGAAGCTTCGGGTAGGCGTGAAGTGCTGTTTGGAGTTGCTCATTGGAAGTCGACTGCGAATGGTTGGCAATCATGTCGGGCTCTCGCTGAAATCCAAAGTTGCATTTCTGTGTGCCCCTCTTTTTGAGAGGGAACCTATAAAACATGATAATGAGAGTCAAGATAGTGGAGCGGAAAAGTGAAGCATCTCCCGGATGATGGCTTATCCGCCTGATTTTATTTAAACTTTCCAATGGGGTCTATAAGGAAATCCCGCTTATGTGATGCTGCCATTGCGGCTCTGCCGCGACCCTTGATGTCGCGATAGCCCATTGAAAATCCCCGCTTTCTTCGCCGGCGGTCTGGCCGGAACGGATGAAAATCGGTTCGCCAGATACCTGGCATTCGATGCTAGAGGTTGTGTCATCGGGTGCGAGTGTCACGCTTTGCGGGTCGGCCAGAAAGCCCTGGCCAAGGCATTTCAGCGCAGCCTCCTTCTGAACCCAGCAGGCGAGGAAAGCATCGTGGCGATGTCGCGCGTCCAGTTGCCGAACTTGATCGAGCTCGTGTTCGGAAAGGATCATCGGCAGGATCTCGTAGGCTTCCTTCTCCGAAAATGCATCGAAGCGCTCGATATCGATGCCGATGCGGCCGCCGCGACAGATCGCGAGCACCACTCGATCGCGCGCATGCGAAATATTGAAGTCGATATCGGGATAGTCGGACAGATAGGGTCTGCCCGACCGAGTAATCGCAATAGAGAGCGTCTGCGGCGCGCACGCGAGCAGACTGCCGAGGATGCGACGACAAAGGAACCGCCCGGCAACGAAAAGACGCCGCGCTTCGGCCGATCGAAATGCCGCCGCACGGTGTCTTTCCGGTTCGCTCAATATCCAGTCCGGGGCATCAAATCCCTCGCGCAGATGCAGGCTATGGAGCTCGACCTGCACGACGCATTCTCCCTCTCGGAGGATGGCCACTTTATTCAGCCGCCTGTCCCAGATGCGAGGAGATTTCCGACGAATGTCCTTGTGTTTCCCACTGAACGATGGGATCGAGCTGGCCGATATTGAAATACTGGCGGCCGAGCAGGGCGTTGGCGATGACAGCGCTGCGCCACGCGGTCAGGCTGAGTTGCGGTTCCGCAATGCCGTGGCTATGGCGGCCGGCATTGAGAACGAAGATGCGGTTTTCGCGCGGGCCGTCCCATGCCAACGAGAAGTCGCTTTCCAGCACCGGCTCGCCGATGGAGCTCAGTTCGATGCGATTTTCGAGCGAATGCAGGAATTCCGGAAGCACAAAGCGATAGCCGGTCGCAAGGACGATCATGTCGACCGCCAGCGTTTCGATGCTGTCATCGAAGCCGTTGCGCATGGTCAACGCGATTTCGGGGCCATCCTGCTCGGCCGCAATGACGTTGCGGAAAGGACGCAGCGATATGCCGTGATCCGGAGCACCTGCGGTTTCGAGCTTGCGTTCATAGAACCGGCGATAGAGCTTTTTCAAAGTGGAGGCGGAAACGCCGTCGCTCGCCAGCACCTGCCGGCGCGTATGGGTGAGCCGCAGCTCCTCGGGTAGCCCGTGGAAGCGTTCCATATAGGCCGGCGTGAACAGCTCGTTGGTAAAGGGCGTGGCATCGAGCGGCTCGAAATTCGGTCGGCGGCTGATCCAGTGAATGGTCGAGACGGCGTTCAGATCCAGGAGGGCATCGACGATCTCGGCGCCGCTCTGGCCGCCGCCGATAACGGCAACGCGCGGAGCCTTGACATCGCCGAGGCGTTGGGCCGCTTCGCTGCTATGGAAGGTCATCGATTTCGGCAGTTGCTCTGCCCAAGCCGGGCGCGCAGGAACCTTGCCGACACCGACGGAAAGATTGCGGGCGCCGATTGCGCCATCGTCGGTGGCGACGGAGAAGAAGCCATCATTGGCATGGACTTCACGCACGCTGGCGCCGAAGCGGAGCGAGGTCAGCCCGCGCGCGACCCATCCGAGATAATCGGCGAATTCCTTGCGCGGAACGGCTTCATATTCTGCATTGAGAAACTGATAAAAGCGTTTATGGGCAACAAGATAGGAGAGAAAGCTCCAGGGACTCGTCGGGTTGGTCGCGGTTACCAGATCCTTGAGGATGGAGGTCTGCATTTCGGCGCCCGGCAGCATCATCCCCGGATGCCATGCAAAGGATGGGCGCCGCTCGAAGAAGCGGACCGAGAGTTCCGGGAGGGAGTCGAGCTGGGCGGCAAGGCTGAGGTTGAACGGACCAATTCCGGCCCCGGCGAGGTCGAGCACGTGCGATGTCATGATGCAGCTCCAGAATATGATGACGAAAGAGGGGTTACTTGATGATGCCGGCGGACAGGGAGCTCGGCGCAAAAGCGTGATCGAGCCGTCGCGCGAAACGCTGGTGGAAGGGCGTCTTGCCGATGATCGTCAGATGGTTGGTGCCGGTGACGATTTCCGAGGCGGTGGCGTTTTGCGAATAGCGCCGCCAGTCGATGACATTGAGGGCGCGTGTGAGGGAATCCTCGGCCGCGAAAGCGTGGATGCGGAAATCGGATTGCTCAAGGCGGTAGTTTCGGAAGATCATCGCGTTGTCGATGAGGATCCAGAACGTGTGCTCTTCCGAGCCGATGTCCGGACCGTCCGTCGGCAGCTTGACGTTATGCTTGACGACATGGTGGAGGAACTGTTCGTAGACCTCCTCGTTCATGGCGGCGAAAAGCCTCTTCCAATCCTCGCGCATCGGCGTCGTTGCCAACCAGCCTTGAACGGCGGCATGGGTGCGGTCCCGGATACCATCTTCGAAGCGTGGCATGATGCCGACGGTGAATTCCTCGTCCATGTCGCAAACATCGACCATGCCGATCATACGCAGATCGATGTCGTTGCCGAGCTGACGGGCAGCCTCATAGGCAAGCAGTCCGCCCCAGGACCAGCCGAGGAAGGCGCAGGGGCGACCCTTGGCTTTTTTGCGCACGGCCTCGGCATAGCGTGCGGTGATATCCTCGACGCGGGTGCTCAGTGTCTTGGTTTCGGTCAACGAATAGCAGATGAAGCCGGTTGCCGGTTGTTCCGGGCCGAGATAGTCGACCAGGCGCATATATTCGCGCGTGCTGACGAGGAGACCGGGGAAGCAATAGAGCACCGGTCGGTCGCCGTTGCGACGGAGGTAGACCACGTCGACACCGGCCTCGTCGCGATTGCCATCGATCGCGAGTGCCAGATCGCGCACGGTCGGATGGTTGAACATATCGGCGATCGACAGCGGCCATACGGGATGGCGCATCTTCAGACGCGATACGATGCGCACAGCCGCCAGTGATTGGCCACCTATATCGAAGAAATTCTCCGTGACACCGATATCGCCGATATCGAGGACTTCCTTCCACGCTGCGAGGATCGCTCTTTCCTTGTCATTGGCCGGCTCGATCATCTCGCGTTCGATGCGCGGTGCCGGCAGGGCGGCGCGATCCAGCTTGCTGTTCGGTCCCATCGGCAGTCTGTCGATCAGCATGATGGTCTGCGGCACCATATAGTCGGGCAGGGCCGTCATGGCGGCGCGGCGCAGCTCGGTGACACCAAGGCTTTCGCCTTCGCGGGGCACGACATACGCGACAAGCGAGCTGCGCCCTCCCTCATTGTGCAACAGCACGACGGCTTCGGCGACGCGTTGATCCGACCGCAGCACCGCCTCGATCTCGCCGGGCTCGATGCGGAAGCCGCGCAATTTGATCTGGTGGTCGACACGGCCGGCGAATTCGACGATGCCGTCTTCCCGCCAGCGGCCGAGATCGCCGGATTTATAGAGCCGTCCGTTGGGCGAGAAAGGATCCGGAATGAAGCGATCCGCCGTCAGCTCCGGCTGGCCGAGATAGCCGCGCGCGAGACCGCTGCCGCCGATATAGATCTCGCCGATTACACCGACCGGAACGGGTGCCAGATCGGCATCGAGCACATAGATGCGACGATCACCGACACCGCGGCCGATCGGTGCGACAGTCCCCTCAAAGCGGGTTCCCGCGGGGATCTTCCAGATCATCGGGGTCATGATCGTTTCGGTCGGACCATAGCCGTTGATCAGCAGCTGCGCCTTCAGGTTCTCGGTGATCATGTCGAACACCGCCTGCGACAAGGCTTCGCCGCCGAAGGAGTAGAGCCGCAGCCGCGGTATTTTGCTGTTCTCGCCGGCATATTCGGCAAGGCCACGCACATAGCTCGTGGGCAGGCTGGCATTGTTGACGCCGTGGCGCTTCATCATCGTGAAGGCATCTTCGGGCGTGGCAAGCTTGTCTTGGGTCAGCACCACGCCGCCGCCTGCCATCAGCGGCACCATCCAGCGCTCATGGCCGCCGTCGGACGTGAAGGGAAGGACGGGATATTCGCAGGACTCCTCGCTCATCTCGTAGATGCGCAGTGTCGCCTTGCAATGATGCGCCAGCGGGCCGTGCTCGACCGCGACGCCTTTCGGCACGCCCGTCGAGCCGGAGGTGTAGATCACATAGGCAAGCTGCTGCGGTGCGATCACGGTCGCAGGCGCTTCGCTGCTTTCTAAGGAAAGGTCGGCGGCGTCGAGATTGAGGAAGGGTGTTGCAATGTCGCTTGGAAGGTTTGCGATGTGGCGAGCGCGGGAAATGACCAGCGAGAGCCCCGGCGCCGTCAGGATATGGCGATTGCGCGCTTCCGGGTGATCGGGCTCGACCGGCGTGAATGCGCCGCCCGACTTCAGAACGGCCAAAATGGCGATGATGGCATCGATCGACTTTTCGAGTGCGATGGCGACGCGTTTTTCCGGTCCGACCCCCAATGCGATCAGGCGGTGCGCCAACCGATTGGCGGCTGCCTCGAGCTCGCCATGCGTGACCGATTTCTCGCCCTGGGCCACGGCGAAAGCATTCGGCCGTCGTTTTGCCCGCGCGGAGATGACCTCGTGGATGGGCGTGCCATCGTCCGCTTCCGGCGCATCGGGATAAGGCGCGGAGAGCCGGTCCAGTTCTTCAGGCGAAGCGAACGGAACGTGTTTGATCTGCTCGCCGGGATTGGTATTCAGCCGCGCGAGCGCGACGGCAAGATCATCGGCAAAGCGGAGGATCTGCTTTCGGTCATGCTTTTGCGGATCGAAACCGAAGCCGATGCGAAGCCTGTCATCGGACATGGGGGAAACGGTGATGACCAGTTCGGCGTCGCGGCGTGCCTGGGGTTCGACGAGGCTGCGGATTGCTGCGCCATCGGGCATCGCTTCCATGAAGCGAAGGGGAGGCCGCACATCGAGAAGCGTCTTGACGAGGCCGGTCGTGTCGAACAGCTCGTCCCGGCGCAGCAGCGCATCGGCGAGTGCCTCAAAGGGCAGGGATTGCCGGACGGCGGTCTCGATTTCCTTTGCGAATGCCGTGCGGACGTCGCCCAGCGTCATGGCGCCGTTGAGTTCCGTCGTCAGGATCAGCACATCCTCGCTGCGTGCCGCGATCGTCTGTTTTTCCCGTCGAGTGACCAGGCCGATCCTTTGCGTGCCGTGGCCGGAATGCCGGCGAAGGGCGATCCCGAGTGCGGCGAGAAGGTTGCGGGAGCCTTCCGCGACCGCCTGTACAGGCACTTCAAGCACATGCTCGAACCAGGCCTCATCGACGATGTTTTTTCCCGCCGATGTCTGTGGCAGCAGCGATGCGATATTCTCTTGCGCAGTCAGCCGCTGGAACCAGAAGTCGACCAGCTCCGGTGCCGGATTGCGCGGCGCGCCATTACCGGTCATCCACGACACTGCGTCGGCCAACGTGGTTTCCGCAATGTCTGCCGGCAGGCGGCTGTCGATATTGCGAAGGAAATCCGTTGCCAGCAAATCGAGCGTCACCGCATCGGCAAGGATGGCATGCAGGGAAAACACGGCGCCGACGACCTGGCCGTTCTGCGTGGCGAGAATGAAGCGCGCCGGATTGCCGTTCGTCAGGTCAATCGATCGAGCCTGTTCGGTAGTGGCGACTGTGGTCAGCGCCGCGCTCGGATCGTCACCTGCCGCCAGTTCCGTCTCGATGAAGTCGACTGTGCAATCACTTCTCAGGATCTGTTGAACGGCGCCGCCCGCCCGCGCCTCGAATTCCGATGTGATGAGGGGATGCTGGCGCGAAAGCATCGCAAGAGCTTGTTGCGCCACAGCAAGAGAGACTGGAGGAAAGGTGATGGCGAGTATTTGCCGTCCATAGACGCCTTCGTTACCCGTCTCCGACAAGAGCCAGATGCGCGATTGCGTCGGTGATAGCGAGCATTTGGCGACGTAATCGGAGTCATTCACTACTCTAGCGTTCCGATCATGAATGGTCATTTCTTCGCCGCTCTCCGTCAATATTTCGAAATGCATATTCGGCGTTACAGAATACAATAGTGTATACTTAACAAAGTCTATAAATAGACATTGAGTTTAACTGACCGATTATGCTGACTTTCCTATGTCGATAAAATCCGATGTTCCGGAAATTACCTGAATGTAGCTGCATGACGAACGGACGTGGGCGAAATTCAGAGGAATCTTAAAAAATATTTTCGGAAAATATTTTGAATTTCACCTGACGTCGTTCGTCACTGCGGAATGAACGCTTTGTACGGCTTGCCGATTCCACAGGGCGCGGTCTCGAAATAGGGAGAAAAAGATGGATGCTTCCGTAGCGTTGAGGGGTGAAAAGACGGCGGAGGGATCGTTTGACTTGCGCTTGCCGGCGTCAGGTTTTGTAAGCCATGCTCTCGCTTGTGTTCAGCCGCTCATCGTGTCGCAGGGGCGGGCATCGGGCAGTTTTTGCGTCGAGCAAAATGGCATTGAGGTTGCCTCTGGCTTTCTCTCAGGCCCCGCCGCCAACCAATTGGTCTTTGACACCATATCTTCAGCCGCTTTGCCTGCTTTCGGCGAAGATATCGTCAATGCCGTCTCGGAAGCCATTCTCACATGCAATCCGCACGTGGTTTGCTTCGAGATCGAGCTTGCGGATGACGGCGTTGCGAAGCGCCTGGTAGAAGCGGGCGCGATCGAGCGTCGGGGCGACCGCTTGATCGTGCGCTCCGAATCCTTCTTTCAGCAGGCAAGATCCTGGATTGGAAGCGTACCCGCTGCCTATCCGGAAGTGCCGGTCCTGACGAACAATGTCCTTCATCCGCAAAGGCCGCCGAAGCCCGTTGGCCCCGCCTACGAGCGCTTCATTCCCTGGCTGAACACGCAGCTTGGCTTCCATGTCGCCGATATCGACGCCGATCTCCAGCATTTTCATCGCTGGATGAACGATCCCAGAGTTGCCGTCATATGGGAGGACCGCGGCGATCTTTCCTATCATCGTGATTTCATCGCCCGCCGCCTCGCCGATCCGCGGACGTTGCCGCTGATCGGAACGTTCGGCGGCGTGCCCTTCGGCTATTTCGAACTCTATTGGGCTAAAGAAGATCGGATCGGCCCGCACTACGAAGCCGATGGCTATGATCGTGGCTGGCATGTGGCGATCGGCGAAGACGATTTCCGCGGAAAGGCCTTCGTCAGCGCCTGGCTGCCATCGCTGATGCACTACATGTTCCTGGCAGATCTGCGCACCCGCCGCATCGTCGGCGAGCCGATCCATCATCATGCCCAGCAGATCCGCAATCTCGATCGCTCAGGTTTCGCCAAGGTCAAGCACATCCAGTTTCCGCATAAGAAGGCGCTTTTGGTCATGCTGCTGCGCGAGCGCTTCTTTATGGACCGACTGCTGTCGCCGGATCTCACCGGCCTTTCCGACGAGGATGGTCAGCCCGTTCTGGGTTCTCTGCCGCGAGATGCAGCGCGATGAAGGCAGCCGTCGACATGAACGATCCGCGCATCATGCGGCTCGTTCTGACGGTCGCACTGCCGGCGGTAGCGGGATTGGCCGCGAGCGCCGGCCATCATGCGATCAATGCGATCTTTCTCGGCGCCCTGGGGCCGGTTGTGCTGGCCGGCATCAGCCTGGTCATGCCGCTCTTTCTGCTTGTCGCCGCTGCAGGTCAGGGGCTCGGCATCGGGCTTGCCACACTTTTGGCGCGCCATCTCGGCGAGGGCGATCTGAAAGCCGCTTCCTCGGTTGCCGCAACGGCGCTCGCGGCGACGGTTCCGCTCGGCATCGTCCTCTCCACACTGATCTATCTCGGACTACCTGATTTCGTCGGCGCACTTGGCGCAGGCGATAATCTTCTTGCCCCGGGACTGGACTACGGACGGCTGCTCGCTTTCGGCATGACGCTCGGGCTTTTGCAGGCAGTCTGCGATTTCATCGCGATTGCCGAGGGCAATTCACGCTTCTCGATGATCGTACTAATCGCCAGCTTCGCCCTGAACGCCGTCCTCGATCCCGTTTTCATTTTCCTCTTCAAGCTCGGCGCAGCCGGCGCGGCGCTGGCGACCGTCATTTCCTCCATCGCGGCACTTACCTGCTATCTTGTCTACTTTGTCCGCAAGTGGGGAGCGGTCAGCATAGCAGGTGGCTTGATACGCTGGCGCCTGTTGCGGCCAATCGCGAGGATCGGCATTCCCGCCGCCGCGACCAGCATTGTGACCGGCTTCGGCTTTCTCATCCTGATGCGGGAGGCCGCTGTTCATGGCGGCGATACGGGTGTGGCCGCGACAGCGATCGCTATCCGTCTGATGACTTTGGGGCAGCTTCCTCTGTTCGGGTTTTGCCTTGGAGCACAGAGCGTCGTCAGCCACGCCTTTGGTGCCGGCGATGCCCAGCGGTTGAAGGCCGTCATCCGCTTCATGCTTGCGGTAACCGTACCCGTTGCTTTGCTTTATTCCGCCTTGCTGTTCCTGGCGGCGGAGCCGATGGCGCGCCTGTTCACCGATAGTCCGCAGGTTGTCAACGAAGCGGTGCCGTGGCTGCGCGCACTCTTTCCGGTCTTCCCGCTGGCAGCCTTTCAATCCGTGCTGCTGGTGATGCTGCAATCGCGGGGCAGGGCTGGCCTGTCCGCCCTGGTTGGGCTCGCACCGCAAGGCTATCTGCTGATCCCGCTTCTCCTGCTACTGCCGCTGTGGATGGGCTTTGGCGGCGTCTCCGCGGCACCCGCGGTGGCTGCCATCCTCGCTGCCATCCTCGGCATTTCCGTCGCTCGGCGGGAATGGCTCGCCATTCTGCCGGCGGATGCACCCGATCTGGCCGGCCAATCGACACTTCACCCCTAACCATGAGGAACGTCATGAACGAGACCCCGAGATTCGATGCCTACAGACACGCCATTCCGGATGCGTTGATGCCGCCTCGCGACGATCCCTTCGATGCGGCGGTGCCGCCGATCTACCAGACATCTCTCTTCCTGTTCGATAGCTACAAGGAACTGGAGGATGTCTTTGCCGGCCGCTCGAAGAAGCCTATCTACTCGCGGGGCGATAATCCGACCGTGCAGCTTCTGGAGCGCAGGATCGCCGAGATGGAAGGCGCGGAGGAAGCGCGCGCCTTTTCGAGCGGCATGGGCGCCATCGCGGCGGCGATCCTCGCTTTCGTCGGGCCGGGCGACCGCATCGTCACCGTGCGGCACGTCTATAGTGACGCTTTCCGCTTCTTCGAAAAGGTTCTGAAGCGCTTCGGTATCGTCGTCGACTATATCGATGGCACGGACACGGAAGCGATGATCGCAGCGCTTCCCGGCGCCAAGCTTGCCTATCTCGAAAACCCGACCTCGATGGTTTTCGAGCTGCAGGATCTGACCGCCATCGCCGAGGCGGCACGCCGTCATGGTGTCGTGACGATGGTTGACAACTCCTGGGCAACGCCGCTCTACCAGAAGCCGCTCTCCGTGGGTGTCGATATCGTCATTCACGCCGCGTCGAAATATCTCGGCGGGCAGAGCGACACCGTGGCCGGCCTCGTCGTCGGCTCCAAGGCGCATATCGATCGCATCAACAGCGAAATCTACCCCTATACGGGCGCGAAGCTCGCCCCTTTCGAGGCATGGCTTGTCCTACGCAATCTCGAGACCCTGCCATTCCGAATGCGCCATCATCATGAAGCCGGCCTCGAAGTGGCATCCTGGCTGCAGGCGCATGGGGACGTGACCAATGTCATGCATCCGGCACTCGGTGATCATCCCGGAAAGTGCACCTTCAGCGGCTTCGGAGGGCTGTTTTCCTTCGAGGTTTCCGACCGCATCGACATCGCCGATTTCGTCGACGCACTGCGCCTCATCCGCATCGGCGTGAGCTGGGGTGGGCCGGAAAGCCTGGTGGTGCCGGCCAAAGCTGCGCTCAGCATCTCGCCAGAGACCAATGTCTTCGCGCGCTTCGGCGTCAGCGACCGCACGATCCGCCTGAATGTCGGGCTCCACGCGGCAAAGGACGTCATTGCCGATCTCGAGCAGGCGCTCACGGCAGCGAAGCGCTAGCCAGCCTCCGTGCTTTTATATCGCAAGGTGGGTGGAGTGGCACTGTCGCTCCGCCCATACTATTATTCATCGTTGATCTATTCCCGCCCTGACCGATTGAGACAAGATGACTATTCCTTCCAATGAAACACTGAGCGCGCTTGCCGGCGAATATGGAACGCCGCTCTGGATCTACGATGCCGCTGCGATCCGTCGCCGTATTGCGCAACTCTCCGCCTTCGACGTCGTTCGCTACGCACAGAAAGCCTGTTCGAACATTCATATCTTGCGGGAAATGCGCAAGGTGGGCGTGCGGGTCGATGCCGTCTCGCTAGGCGAGATCGAGCGAGCGATGCGGGCCGGCTTCGTCGCTGGTAGCGTGTCGGGCGCGGCGGAGCTGGTCTTCACCGCCGACGTCTTCGACCGACCGACCCTTGATCGCGTCGTTGCCGACAAGGTCGAGGTGAATATCGGCTCCATCGACATGCTGCATCAGCTCGGCGAACGCTCGCCTGGCCATAGAGTCTGGCTGCGCATCAATCCCGGTTTTGGACATGGCCATAGCAAGAAGACCAATACCGGTGGCGAAAGCAGCAAGCACGGCATCTGGTTCGGGCAATTGCAGGAGGCCGTGGCGCTGACGCGGCAATATTCCCTGACGCTGGTCGGCCTGCATATGCATATCGGCTCCGGCGTCGATTATGGGCACCTGCAGCGCGTCTGCGGCGCGATGGTCGGTTTCTGTCGCGAGCTTGGTGTCGATATCGAGGCGATCTCGGCCGGCGGCGGTCTTTCCGTGCCCTACAGAGAGGGTGAGGAGGAGATCGATCCCGCTCATTATTTCTCGCTTTGGGATGCGGCACGACGCGAGATCGAAACGCATTTCGGCCATCCGATCCGGCTGGAGATCGAGCCGGGACGCTTCCTGACCGCGGATTCCGGCGTATTGCTTGCCGAGGTGAGGGCCGTTAAGATGATGGGCCGCAACCGCTTCGTGCTGGTCGATGCCGGTTTCAGCGATCTTGCCCGACCGGCCATGTATGGCAGCTATCACCACATTTCGGTGATCCCGGGCAAGACACCTCGCAATGCCGCGGGCGCAATCTTCCCGAGCGTCGTCGCAGGTCCCCTTTGCGAATCCGGCGACGTCTTCACGCAGACGGATTCCGGCACGGTCGAAACGCGCGATCTGCCCGAAACCCATGTCGGCGATTATCTCGTGTTCCACGGCGCCGGCGCCTATGGGGCGACGATGTCGTCGAACTACAACAGCCGCCTCTATGCACCTGAGGTCCTTGTCGACGACGAGACACATCGATTGATCCGCAGGCGCCAGACATTTGACGAACTGCTGGCGCTGGAAGGCAACTAAGCAACAGTATTCGAATCCAAGGTCGAAAAAGGGATCCCGGTTCGCGGAAGCGGGGCTTTTCCATGGTTGTGAAATGAATATAGTGATGGCGACCAAGCGTCGTGACGCCTGGTCGCCATCACACCGTCACCGGCCGCAAGGCGCGAAAGTTCTGCACCGATATGCTGGCCTGGCTTGATCAGAAGACCGAAATCGTCGAACACGCCGATCACTCGTCACGATATTTCGAGCCTGCGCACGCCGCCTATTATAGCGGCAGGCCGGGCCAACCGCTGAAGCTCATGCTGCAGGCGCGCAGCGATTTCCTGTCGATCTGGCGCCGCGCGGATTACCGGGAGCATGTGGCGGAGTTCAAGCTTCTCGGCCGTCAGCTCATCATCGTCAATTCGCCGGATGCCATCCGCTATGTCGTTGCCAAACGGCACGAGAATTTCGAGCGCAAGACGCCGCAAATGCGCCGCGCGCTGGAACATCTGCTGGGCGACGGGCTGTTCATTTCGGACAAGGAGACCTGGAAGCAACGCCGGCCGCTGGTTTCCGACATCGTGCACAAGAACCGCGTGCCGGCCTTTGGCGCGATCATGCAGACCACGGCAAGCGAGCTCGCCGACCGTTGGCAAAGCCTCGGGGAGGGCGCGGAAGTCAACGCCTTGTTCGAGATGGCAGGGCTGACGGCCGAAATCATTTCCCGCAGCGTCTTCGGCAATGATCTCGGCGAGGAAAGCGCCAATGCCGTCACCGAAGGCTTTGCAAGCTATCAGTCCCTGGTCGATTCCATCAATCTCGGCTATTTCCTCGGCTTCGACGATGGGTTGCCGATCATCAAGACGCCGAGCTTGCGCCGGTCGGTCAAGCGCATTCACCGCATCATCGACCAGGTGATCGAAGATCATCTGGCCGGCAAGGGGGATAACAGCTCGATGGTCGAGCTTTTGATCCGCCGCCAGCAGCGCAATCCCGAGCTGAAGCTCGATGTCGTGGCGCTGCGAAACGAGGCGGCGACAATCTTCATGGCAGGCCACGAGACCACCGCGGCGACCTTGACCTGGGCCTGGTATCTGCTCGCCGGCGCGCCCTGGGTCGAGGCGGCGGTTCACGCGGAAATAGAGGCTGTCTGCGGCGACCGCGTGCCGTCGATTGAAGACGTTGCCAAGCTCGACTGGTGCCGGGCCGTTATCGAGGAGACGTTGAGGCTCTATCCGCCGGTACCGATTTTGGCGCGACAGGCCGCCGAAGCTGATGAGATCGGCCATGTGAAGGTGCGCAAGGCAGCGCTCGTCCTAATCGTGCCATGGATACTGCATCGCACGGATTCACTTTTTCCCGAACCGCATCGGTTTCATCCCGAGCGCTTCCTG
Above is a window of Rhizobium sp. CCGE531 DNA encoding:
- a CDS encoding sigma-70 family RNA polymerase sigma factor; protein product: MIANHSQSTSNEQLQTALHAYPKLLSVARRITGSMTVAEDVVQEVLLQLVSKPLGEDIAAPTSYVMRMVRNLATDYMRRLQYERGLFVEEEVGGNTSAYGSPEEHLHEAEAYKAFRCTVEAMPARTRKFYEEHYFDDIPQNVIAKEAGVSCALVCGLLREAHSRCLAAISLEADHDCAAGSNHRRGRSARLREMRA
- a CDS encoding 4'-phosphopantetheinyl transferase superfamily protein; protein product: MQVELHSLHLREGFDAPDWILSEPERHRAAAFRSAEARRLFVAGRFLCRRILGSLLACAPQTLSIAITRSGRPYLSDYPDIDFNISHARDRVVLAICRGGRIGIDIERFDAFSEKEAYEILPMILSEHELDQVRQLDARHRHDAFLACWVQKEAALKCLGQGFLADPQSVTLAPDDTTSSIECQVSGEPIFIRSGQTAGEESGDFQWAIATSRVAAEPQWQHHISGISL
- a CDS encoding lysine N(6)-hydroxylase/L-ornithine N(5)-oxygenase family protein is translated as MTSHVLDLAGAGIGPFNLSLAAQLDSLPELSVRFFERRPSFAWHPGMMLPGAEMQTSILKDLVTATNPTSPWSFLSYLVAHKRFYQFLNAEYEAVPRKEFADYLGWVARGLTSLRFGASVREVHANDGFFSVATDDGAIGARNLSVGVGKVPARPAWAEQLPKSMTFHSSEAAQRLGDVKAPRVAVIGGGQSGAEIVDALLDLNAVSTIHWISRRPNFEPLDATPFTNELFTPAYMERFHGLPEELRLTHTRRQVLASDGVSASTLKKLYRRFYERKLETAGAPDHGISLRPFRNVIAAEQDGPEIALTMRNGFDDSIETLAVDMIVLATGYRFVLPEFLHSLENRIELSSIGEPVLESDFSLAWDGPRENRIFVLNAGRHSHGIAEPQLSLTAWRSAVIANALLGRQYFNIGQLDPIVQWETQGHSSEISSHLGQAAE
- a CDS encoding amino acid adenylation domain-containing protein, which gives rise to MNDSDYVAKCSLSPTQSRIWLLSETGNEGVYGRQILAITFPPVSLAVAQQALAMLSRQHPLITSEFEARAGGAVQQILRSDCTVDFIETELAAGDDPSAALTTVATTEQARSIDLTNGNPARFILATQNGQVVGAVFSLHAILADAVTLDLLATDFLRNIDSRLPADIAETTLADAVSWMTGNGAPRNPAPELVDFWFQRLTAQENIASLLPQTSAGKNIVDEAWFEHVLEVPVQAVAEGSRNLLAALGIALRRHSGHGTQRIGLVTRREKQTIAARSEDVLILTTELNGAMTLGDVRTAFAKEIETAVRQSLPFEALADALLRRDELFDTTGLVKTLLDVRPPLRFMEAMPDGAAIRSLVEPQARRDAELVITVSPMSDDRLRIGFGFDPQKHDRKQILRFADDLAVALARLNTNPGEQIKHVPFASPEELDRLSAPYPDAPEADDGTPIHEVISARAKRRPNAFAVAQGEKSVTHGELEAAANRLAHRLIALGVGPEKRVAIALEKSIDAIIAILAVLKSGGAFTPVEPDHPEARNRHILTAPGLSLVISRARHIANLPSDIATPFLNLDAADLSLESSEAPATVIAPQQLAYVIYTSGSTGVPKGVAVEHGPLAHHCKATLRIYEMSEESCEYPVLPFTSDGGHERWMVPLMAGGGVVLTQDKLATPEDAFTMMKRHGVNNASLPTSYVRGLAEYAGENSKIPRLRLYSFGGEALSQAVFDMITENLKAQLLINGYGPTETIMTPMIWKIPAGTRFEGTVAPIGRGVGDRRIYVLDADLAPVPVGVIGEIYIGGSGLARGYLGQPELTADRFIPDPFSPNGRLYKSGDLGRWREDGIVEFAGRVDHQIKLRGFRIEPGEIEAVLRSDQRVAEAVVLLHNEGGRSSLVAYVVPREGESLGVTELRRAAMTALPDYMVPQTIMLIDRLPMGPNSKLDRAALPAPRIEREMIEPANDKERAILAAWKEVLDIGDIGVTENFFDIGGQSLAAVRIVSRLKMRHPVWPLSIADMFNHPTVRDLALAIDGNRDEAGVDVVYLRRNGDRPVLYCFPGLLVSTREYMRLVDYLGPEQPATGFICYSLTETKTLSTRVEDITARYAEAVRKKAKGRPCAFLGWSWGGLLAYEAARQLGNDIDLRMIGMVDVCDMDEEFTVGIMPRFEDGIRDRTHAAVQGWLATTPMREDWKRLFAAMNEEVYEQFLHHVVKHNVKLPTDGPDIGSEEHTFWILIDNAMIFRNYRLEQSDFRIHAFAAEDSLTRALNVIDWRRYSQNATASEIVTGTNHLTIIGKTPFHQRFARRLDHAFAPSSLSAGIIK